GCTATTTGTTTGTAGTTGAAACTTTTTTTGGGCTCCTTCTCCAATACGGTAAAAATCCCCTTTGTAATTTCGTTCTTTCTATGGTTTCTACTCTTCTTATTTCTCTTAGACATTAAAGTTTCTATTTATCGGAAAATTACGAATTATAATCCAGTAGCGAGGATTATATCCATTTCATAGTTGTTATCAACATATAATACATACTCATCTTTTTTTCTTTAAAATTTAAAATTAAAATGATGGTTATGATAGATTGTTAATATGGGGTAAAACTTATTTTAAGAATACTTGATTTTGTTAGATACTAATAGTTATTTACACATTATGAATAAAAAATAACCGTGAAAATCAAGATATTAAATAAGTTATCAGCAAGCGTTGATAACCTATTTAAACATGTATTTATTAATAAGTTTAAGTAAATTTAATGTTAACTAAGGAATAGAATTTTTTAAAAACCTACTTACAGTTTCTAATATCATTTTTGGTTTTGTACAAAAAAGGATTGTATTGTAAAAAATTCCCGTTCAAAGCAAATTTAGAATTGCTTAGTTGTTAACATATTATTAGCGTCTTACAACCAATTTCCAACCTCTAATAAACAGTGTAAATTCAACTTTAGGAAAACTATGTTGTAAACCTATGATTTTTTGTGGTCAACATAGGGAAGTTGTACCTTTATGGCTATTATAATTCCCCCAATGCCTACAATAGGAGTTTTATATTAAAAAACTTTATTATGAAAATAGCTATAGGAAACGATCATGCGGGTACAGATTATAAACTTGCCGTCATAGGTCTTTTAAGGTCCATGGACATTGAAGTAATCAACTATGGAACGGACGGTTCAGATAGTGTTGATTATCCTGATTTTGTACATCCGGTCGCCCAGGATGTGGAAGATGGCAAAGTGGATTACGGTATTATTATCTGTGGTAGTGGAAACGGTGCTTCCATGACGGCCAACAAACATCAAAAAGTAAGGGCCGCCTTGTGTTGGACCAAGGAAATTGTGGAATTGGCCAGGGAACACAACAATGCGAATATTCTAAGTTTACCAGCCAGGTATATCGCTTTACAACAGGCCTTGGAAATGGTAGAGGTCTTTTTAAAAACCCCGTTTGCAGGTGGACGGCACGAGAGAAGAATAGAGAAGATACCTTGTAGTTAATAGGTATATGGGCCACAATCACCATAATCACGCTCATGGGCATGCCCATCCACAAGTAGAGGGTAAGAACCTTGTTATTTCCATATTCTTAAATATTCTAATTACCGCCTCTCAGGTTGTAGGAGGTATCATTTCGGGCAGTCTTTCCTTACTTTCTGATGCCCTTCATAATTTTAGTGATGTTTTATCGCTTATCGTTAGTTATATAGCCAACGTACTTTCCAAAAAAAAAGCATCTACTACTAAAACGTTTGGTTATAAAAGAGCGGAAATAATTGCGGCCTTTGTTAATTCGGCTACACTAATGGTCGTTGCGGTTCTATTGATTAAGGAAGCTATTGAACGTTTTATTACTCCCCAGGAAGTAGAATCTGATTTGGTTATTTGGCTTTCCCTTTTAGGTATAGTAGCCAATGGTTTTAGCGTCTTTCTTATTAAAAAGGATTCTGATAAAAACATGAATATGAAATCTGCCTATCTTCATTTATTAACGGATATGCTGGCTTCCGTAGCCGTTTTAATTGGGGGATTGTTGATGAAGTTCTACGAACTATATTGGGTAGATCCCTTGTTGACTTTTATCATTGCCGTCTATTTGATTTATATGGGATTTGATCTTTTAAAGGATTCTACCCGTGTTCTTATGCTTTTTACACCAAATACTGTTCAGGTACAACAGATTGTGGATACGATATCCAGTTTGGATGACGTTAAAAATGTACATCATGTACATCTGTGGCAATTGAACGAAAACCAAATTCATTTAGAAGCCCATATAGATTTTAGTGAGGATATAAAGCTTTCAGAATTCGATAAAATTTTAGAAGATATAGAAGAAGAATTATACCATAAGCACGGAATAAACCATGTCAATATTCAGCCCGAATTTGGTAAGTGTGACAATAAACATGTCATTGTTCAGGATTGAGTTATTTTAACCCATGAAAATCTATAAATCAAAAATTAGTTGGGGACTTTTATTCTTTCCGATGCTGCCTTTTTTAGGAATCATCGTGTACATGATGGTAAAAGGGGAAGAACCTTTGGCAATCCTTACGACTTCTTTTATTTTTTTACTCGTGGGATTGTGCATTTTATATCTATTGATTACTACGGAATATTCCATCGATAAAGAAAGGCTGTTTATAAAATGTGGTTTTATCTACAGAAAGCATCTTGATATTTCAAGAATCCGATCGGTTAAAAGAACAAGCAGTATGTTCTCCGCTCCCGCGGCATCCTTGGACCGGATACAGATTGCCTATGATTCTTTTGGTATATTGATCATATCCCCCAAGGACAAGGAAAACTTTGTACAAGATTTAATAGTAATCAATCCTGATATAAAAGACTACGTGAACCTATGAAGATATATACCAAACCCTTTGATGCCTTGACCATACAGGAACTATATGCCTTGTTGCAATTACGTAGCGAAGTTTTTGTGGTGGAGCAAGATTGCGTGTACCAAGATTTGGACGGGAAGGATACTAAGGCCATTCATGTGATAGGAAAAAAGGGAAATAAAATTGTTGCCTATACCCGTGTTTTTGCTCCGGGGGACTATTTTCCCGAAGCTAGTATTGGTAGGGTAGTGGTAAAAAAAGACCAAAGGCAATATGGGTATGGAAAAACGATTATGGAAGCTTCCATAAAGGCTATTGAAGAAGAACTCCATACCAAGACCATTAGAATTTCTGCTCAGACCTATCTCTTAAAATTTTATAATTCGCTTGGTTTCCAAGCTGAAGGGAAAGAATATTTAGAAGACGGTATTCCGCATGTTTCCATGGTGCGGGTAGAATTTTAAGGTTGAAAAGGGGTTCTATTAACGAGCGTTATTCATAAAAAGGAAGTATGATTTATATTCATACGTTGATAATAATTTAGAAAAATCTTATGCTTTATTTATTTATTGGAGTTTTTATCTTAATTGTGATTGTTTTCTTTGTATCAAAGAACAAATCAAAAAAGGATAAAAAAAATAAGCCTGTAGCCTTCCCTAAAAATAGGACAGCTTAAAATTAGAATTTTCTAACTTTAAATTTTAACTGTCATATGAAAAAAAGCAAGTTTACCGAGAGCCAGATCATCAAGGCATTAAAAGAGAACGAACAAGGAAGAAGTGTCGGGGACATCTCCCGCGAGATGGGTGTTGACAAGAGCACCTTTTACTATTGGAGGAAGAAGTACGGGGGCATGGAAGTGGCCCATATGAAGCGGCTCAAAGAGCTCGAGGATGAGAACCGCAAGCTCAAACAGATGTACGCCGATGTAAGTCTGGACGTTCGTATGTTAAAGGATGTACTGTCAAAAAAGTTCTAGGGCCTTCCGACAAGAAGCACCGCGCAAAATATCTCCAGGAGGCCTATTCGGTCTGCGTATCGCGTTCCTGCCGGGTAATCGGGCTTGCCCGTTCGATGTGGTACTACCGTACCAAAAAGGACGATACGGAAGTCATCGATGCGTTATCGAGGTTGGCGGAAGAACTGCCGACCAGGGGTTTCGAGGTATATTTTAAACGGCTTCGTCGCGAAGGCCATAAATGGAACAGGAAACGTGTACTTAGGGTCTACAGGAACATGGGTCTAAAGTTGCGCAGAAAACATAAGAAAAGACTCCCGGCAAGGGTAAAGAACCCGTTGGAGGCCCCGATCGAGCTCAACGAGGTATGGAGCATGGACTTCATGGCCGATGTACTGTCCGATGGAAGAAAGGTAAGGGTGTTCAACGTCATGGACGATTGCAACCGTGAGGCACTGGCAATGGACGTTGGCCTGAACTACCCGGCAAGAAAGGTCGTGGAGACCCTTGGGCACCTGGAAGAGGAGATAGGCCTTCCCAAAACGATACGGTGCGACAACGGTCCCGAGTTCATCTCCAAGACCTTGGCGGCATGGTGCAAAAAGAAAAGGGTCGAACTCAGGTTCATCCAACCGGGCAAGCCCATGCAGAATGGATATATGGAACGCCTGAA
This window of the Maribacter cobaltidurans genome carries:
- a CDS encoding GNAT family N-acetyltransferase; its protein translation is MKIYTKPFDALTIQELYALLQLRSEVFVVEQDCVYQDLDGKDTKAIHVIGKKGNKIVAYTRVFAPGDYFPEASIGRVVVKKDQRQYGYGKTIMEASIKAIEEELHTKTIRISAQTYLLKFYNSLGFQAEGKEYLEDGIPHVSMVRVEF
- a CDS encoding cation diffusion facilitator family transporter; the protein is MGHNHHNHAHGHAHPQVEGKNLVISIFLNILITASQVVGGIISGSLSLLSDALHNFSDVLSLIVSYIANVLSKKKASTTKTFGYKRAEIIAAFVNSATLMVVAVLLIKEAIERFITPQEVESDLVIWLSLLGIVANGFSVFLIKKDSDKNMNMKSAYLHLLTDMLASVAVLIGGLLMKFYELYWVDPLLTFIIAVYLIYMGFDLLKDSTRVLMLFTPNTVQVQQIVDTISSLDDVKNVHHVHLWQLNENQIHLEAHIDFSEDIKLSEFDKILEDIEEELYHKHGINHVNIQPEFGKCDNKHVIVQD
- a CDS encoding IS3 family transposase (programmed frameshift), with the translated sequence MKKSKFTESQIIKALKENEQGRSVGDISREMGVDKSTFYYWRKKYGGMEVAHMKRLKELEDENRKLKQMYADVSLDVRMLKDVLSKKFLGPSDKKHRAKYLQEAYSVCVSRSCRVIGLARSMWYYRTKKDDTEVIDALSRLAEELPTRGFEVYFKRLRREGHKWNRKRVLRVYRNMGLKLRRKHKKRLPARVKNPLEAPIELNEVWSMDFMADVLSDGRKVRVFNVMDDCNREALAMDVGLNYPARKVVETLGHLEEEIGLPKTIRCDNGPEFISKTLAAWCKKKRVELRFIQPGKPMQNGYMERLNRFYREDVLDAYWFNDLHQVRALTQKWREDYNTRHPHSSIGDMPPREYKNRFGEEFFPETDNINDNFMNLAMS
- the rpiB gene encoding ribose 5-phosphate isomerase B, producing the protein MKIAIGNDHAGTDYKLAVIGLLRSMDIEVINYGTDGSDSVDYPDFVHPVAQDVEDGKVDYGIIICGSGNGASMTANKHQKVRAALCWTKEIVELAREHNNANILSLPARYIALQQALEMVEVFLKTPFAGGRHERRIEKIPCS
- a CDS encoding PH domain-containing protein — its product is MKIYKSKISWGLLFFPMLPFLGIIVYMMVKGEEPLAILTTSFIFLLVGLCILYLLITTEYSIDKERLFIKCGFIYRKHLDISRIRSVKRTSSMFSAPAASLDRIQIAYDSFGILIISPKDKENFVQDLIVINPDIKDYVNL